A genomic stretch from Thermoplasmata archaeon includes:
- a CDS encoding tandem-95 repeat protein yields the protein MISVRSLSAALALLIVASAGLVSGGEELNKFSGGLTSVAITFPEDGGSNSSVSIELPRHSLVNSAYIDLEGKPKSFGSYLGFLDFSIGTDAFAYDGSTTTVPPKSKPINMEGQNITTDRGLKSSDNSRVASKAPSAVPYHLFEFDVGDIQLSNFYFTWEGYGVVYPDNADDPYTAMEIYVYHCATETWKKTDSYYYKGDPKPDYVLHAGVSSGAQDYPDSRGRLCFLAVVTPPVSGSYTSYMETDYVSLEFNGTKMLYPENLKLDLKGDGTVEWQRSGRLKGMVNFTGNVFTNALQAILDASPPGNVKIPLKFTSEKGGILVVSNLSIEYTLKNLPPEAKGTPPAYNINEDENVTALIDLWNWFKDDAGVENLSFSIIYESDSTKLHAAINSDGHHVDVFTMTENWYGTQRFRVRATDIESLSAQLDFTVNVLPVNDPPRLRGSVTLTAYQGVRFEHVFSATDADLGIDPVETLSFSTNTSLFTLDPETGLATFTPSNSDVGIHYFSVTVTDAYGASDTRNGSLRVENVNDPPSIVRVPDQTATEDQPFELILTVTDPDLSIGMDELVFEDSTPLFDVSQDGRIAFTPTNKEVGIHSVSVSVTDIGGLKAWANFTITVVNVNDPPRLEQIPDQTVEEEGELLLRAIASDEDRDDVLKFSTSDPLVKINSTGWISYRPTQKEVGVHQVRVTVTDAAGESATVTFNITVLNVNDPPRMVRILSPPTRAVFKQGEEINFTGDALDEDGDELSFSWYLDSELIGTGAFFRTSGLKPGTYNVTLKVDDGSGPVASDPVQITVVKKQKPVQSTPGGPLPGFDTVLVALALLAALVGWRAAGCKE from the coding sequence CGGTGGTAGCAACTCCAGCGTTTCCATCGAGCTGCCCCGGCACAGCCTTGTAAATTCGGCTTATATTGACCTCGAGGGAAAACCCAAGTCCTTCGGCTCTTACTTAGGATTCCTTGACTTCTCCATCGGCACGGATGCCTTCGCCTACGACGGCTCCACGACTACCGTTCCTCCCAAATCCAAACCAATCAACATGGAGGGCCAGAACATCACAACCGACCGAGGTCTAAAGAGCAGCGATAACAGCAGAGTTGCCTCAAAGGCCCCGAGTGCTGTCCCCTACCACCTTTTCGAGTTCGACGTGGGCGATATCCAGCTGAGCAATTTCTATTTCACATGGGAGGGTTATGGGGTGGTCTACCCCGACAATGCGGACGACCCCTACACAGCGATGGAGATATACGTCTACCACTGCGCCACCGAGACATGGAAGAAAACCGACAGTTACTATTACAAGGGCGACCCGAAGCCCGACTACGTCCTCCACGCCGGCGTCTCCTCGGGCGCCCAGGACTACCCAGACAGCCGAGGCCGGCTCTGCTTCCTAGCAGTCGTCACTCCACCCGTTTCAGGCTCCTACACATCATACATGGAGACCGACTATGTGTCTCTCGAATTCAACGGCACAAAGATGCTCTACCCCGAGAACCTGAAGCTGGACCTGAAGGGCGACGGAACCGTCGAGTGGCAGAGGAGCGGACGCCTGAAAGGGATGGTGAATTTCACAGGGAATGTCTTCACCAATGCGCTTCAGGCGATTCTCGACGCCTCTCCCCCAGGCAACGTAAAAATACCGCTGAAGTTCACATCGGAAAAGGGCGGCATCCTGGTCGTCTCGAACCTGAGCATCGAGTACACCCTCAAAAACCTTCCACCTGAGGCCAAGGGAACCCCTCCCGCTTACAACATTAATGAGGACGAAAATGTAACCGCGCTTATAGACCTCTGGAATTGGTTCAAGGACGACGCAGGCGTCGAGAACCTGTCATTCTCAATCATTTATGAATCTGACAGCACCAAGCTCCACGCAGCGATCAACTCGGACGGCCATCATGTCGATGTTTTCACCATGACCGAGAACTGGTACGGCACCCAGCGCTTCCGTGTGCGCGCGACCGATATCGAGAGCCTGAGCGCTCAGCTCGACTTCACTGTCAACGTGCTCCCGGTCAACGACCCGCCCCGGCTCAGGGGCTCCGTGACCCTCACGGCATATCAGGGAGTGAGGTTCGAGCACGTCTTTTCGGCCACCGACGCTGACCTAGGCATAGACCCTGTTGAGACCCTCTCCTTTAGCACGAACACGAGCCTCTTCACCCTCGACCCGGAGACCGGCCTCGCCACATTCACACCATCCAACTCCGATGTTGGAATCCATTACTTCAGTGTCACCGTTACCGATGCCTACGGCGCCTCGGACACCCGCAACGGCTCCCTGAGGGTGGAGAACGTGAACGACCCCCCCTCCATTGTCCGGGTCCCCGACCAGACCGCCACGGAGGACCAGCCCTTCGAGCTCATCCTCACCGTCACGGACCCGGACCTGAGCATAGGAATGGATGAGCTCGTATTTGAGGACAGCACACCCCTCTTTGACGTTTCACAGGACGGGAGGATAGCCTTCACCCCGACCAACAAAGAGGTCGGCATCCATTCCGTCAGCGTCTCCGTGACAGACATCGGGGGTCTGAAGGCCTGGGCCAACTTCACCATCACCGTTGTCAATGTCAACGACCCCCCGCGTCTGGAGCAGATACCCGACCAGACGGTGGAGGAGGAGGGCGAGCTCCTCCTGAGAGCCATTGCCTCAGACGAGGATCGGGATGACGTTCTGAAGTTCTCGACGAGCGACCCGCTGGTCAAAATCAACTCCACGGGCTGGATATCCTACAGGCCAACACAGAAGGAGGTTGGAGTGCATCAGGTCAGGGTTACCGTAACAGACGCCGCCGGTGAGAGCGCCACGGTGACATTCAATATAACTGTGTTGAATGTGAACGACCCGCCGCGGATGGTCCGCATCCTGAGCCCCCCCACCCGCGCGGTCTTCAAGCAGGGGGAGGAAATCAACTTCACCGGCGACGCCTTGGACGAGGACGGCGACGAGCTCAGCTTCAGCTGGTATCTCGACAGCGAGCTCATCGGCACCGGCGCCTTCTTCAGAACATCCGGGCTCAAGCCGGGCACCTACAACGTCACGCTCAAAGTCGACGACGGCTCGGGCCCCGTGGCCTCCGACCCAGTCCAGATAACGGTTGTGAAAAAACAGAAGCCGGTCCAGAGCACACCGGGTGGTCCCC